From a region of the Priestia megaterium genome:
- a CDS encoding permease prefix domain 1-containing protein gives MKKINQFVDSIYSDVSSKEAEEMKEEMRTHLIETVEDLKLEGKSEKEAIEIALNRFGDEKLITKGLFSLFKEQSTIVKKLFRCSVVLLVVGFIFLAALVTRDQMISSKNDKALSTIQNIIDNLGNRSLSQTEQERIVNTTVKGLKIEDFALYKKPEGSPKRFKETQFPEVYSKMNQVIEYGDEREWDAGIENQNWYAEFSYKQIPFYEPFYAIPYSLFIVAFVLGIVALFIKQRSTRNKLHILLQ, from the coding sequence ATGAAGAAAATCAATCAATTTGTAGATTCGATTTACTCCGATGTTAGTAGCAAAGAAGCTGAAGAAATGAAAGAAGAAATGCGGACACATTTAATTGAGACAGTGGAAGATTTAAAGTTAGAAGGTAAATCCGAAAAGGAAGCCATAGAAATTGCATTGAATAGATTCGGTGACGAAAAATTGATTACCAAGGGACTATTTAGTTTGTTTAAGGAACAAAGTACGATTGTCAAAAAGCTATTTCGCTGTTCTGTTGTTCTTCTTGTTGTAGGGTTTATCTTTTTAGCAGCACTTGTTACAAGAGATCAAATGATTTCTTCAAAGAACGATAAAGCACTTTCGACAATCCAAAACATTATTGATAATTTAGGAAATAGGTCTTTGTCTCAAACTGAGCAAGAAAGGATTGTTAATACGACTGTAAAAGGATTAAAAATTGAAGATTTTGCTTTATATAAAAAGCCAGAGGGAAGTCCTAAGAGATTCAAAGAGACTCAGTTTCCTGAAGTATATAGTAAAATGAATCAGGTGATTGAGTATGGGGATGAAAGAGAATGGGATGCTGGAATTGAAAATCAAAATTGGTATGCAGAGTTTAGTTATAAGCAAATTCCCTTCTATGAGCCATTCTATGCTATTCCGTACAGTCTATTTATAGTGGCATTTGTTTTAGGAATTGTAGCATTGTTTATAAAGCAACGTTCAACGAGAAATAAACTACATATATTACTTCAATAA
- a CDS encoding EVE domain-containing protein: MTKIRYWIGVVSEDHVRIGEENGFAQLCHGKAYPLKRMKAGDWLVYYSPKTSYKNGLPLQSFTAIGKVKSGEVYLYEMNPNFIPNRIDVEFKECQYASYLQIKPLLNFARMTRNVGLLFRRGHFEIEREDFLIIAKAMGVKLHEMGFQI; encoded by the coding sequence ATGACTAAAATACGATATTGGATAGGTGTAGTATCTGAGGATCATGTAAGAATAGGAGAGGAAAATGGCTTTGCTCAACTATGTCATGGTAAAGCATATCCTTTAAAACGAATGAAAGCAGGAGATTGGCTCGTTTATTATTCACCAAAGACATCTTATAAAAATGGCTTACCTTTACAGTCTTTTACTGCTATTGGTAAGGTTAAATCGGGTGAGGTTTATCTTTACGAAATGAATCCAAACTTTATACCGAATAGAATAGATGTAGAATTTAAAGAATGCCAATATGCTAGTTATTTACAAATTAAGCCTTTATTAAATTTTGCCCGTATGACTCGAAATGTAGGTTTACTCTTTAGAAGGGGGCATTTCGAGATAGAACGGGAAGACTTTTTAATAATTGCTAAAGCTATGGGGGTAAAACTGCATGAAATGGGTTTCCAAATTTAA
- a CDS encoding methyltransferase domain-containing protein, which translates to MEPFWEKSYLNDEVETFGKPSIEVVDVSKRLKENSKVLDLGCGDGRHAIFLANLGHEVDAVDISEAGIAKINRAKGKLNLTNLTASVENVVNYKFIDTYDLVISHGLFHFMERNHWSNVIERMKLGTRKNGYNIIAVFTNEVEIPEDLKSYVKGIFNEGELKEIYSDWSVEMYQSYQFEDEHENNIRHCHAVNKVVARKL; encoded by the coding sequence ATGGAACCATTTTGGGAAAAATCTTATCTAAACGATGAGGTTGAAACATTCGGCAAGCCAAGTATTGAAGTAGTTGATGTTAGTAAAAGGTTAAAAGAAAACTCGAAAGTTCTAGATCTAGGCTGTGGAGATGGACGGCATGCTATCTTTCTAGCGAATTTAGGACACGAAGTTGATGCAGTAGATATATCAGAGGCAGGTATAGCTAAAATCAATAGGGCTAAGGGAAAGTTGAACCTAACTAACTTAACTGCATCTGTAGAGAATGTAGTTAACTATAAATTTATTGATACATACGATTTAGTTATTTCACATGGGCTATTTCATTTTATGGAACGTAACCACTGGTCTAATGTAATTGAACGTATGAAATTAGGAACACGAAAGAATGGATACAACATTATTGCGGTTTTTACTAATGAAGTTGAAATACCAGAGGATTTAAAGAGTTATGTTAAAGGAATTTTTAATGAAGGTGAATTAAAAGAAATTTATTCTGATTGGTCCGTAGAAATGTATCAATCTTATCAGTTTGAAGATGAACATGAAAATAATATTAGACACTGTCATGCAGTTAATAAGGTTGTTGCGAGAAAATTATAA
- a CDS encoding NAD(P)H-dependent oxidoreductase, producing MKTLVIITHPSLETSVVNKRWVEELKKYPEKYTVHELYKVYPDENIDVEKEQKLVETHGNLVFQFPVYWFNCPPLLKKWLDDVFLYGWAYGSKGDKLKNRKIALGVSAGIKNVDYSETGRYHYTLEQVLRPFETTAIYCKADYRSFFAFYGAEFEPSVSEIEKSTQDYLNFIDNM from the coding sequence TTGAAAACTCTTGTTATCATAACACACCCAAGCTTAGAAACATCTGTTGTTAATAAGCGATGGGTAGAAGAATTAAAAAAATATCCAGAAAAATATACTGTGCACGAATTGTATAAGGTTTATCCTGATGAGAACATAGATGTGGAAAAAGAACAAAAATTGGTTGAAACTCACGGAAACCTTGTTTTCCAATTTCCTGTATATTGGTTCAACTGTCCTCCTCTCTTAAAAAAGTGGCTGGATGATGTTTTCCTTTATGGATGGGCTTATGGTTCAAAAGGAGATAAATTAAAGAATCGTAAAATTGCTTTAGGGGTATCTGCCGGGATCAAAAATGTGGATTATAGTGAAACTGGAAGATACCATTATACACTTGAACAAGTGTTGCGTCCGTTTGAGACGACAGCCATCTATTGCAAAGCAGATTATCGTTCGTTCTTTGCGTTTTATGGAGCAGAATTTGAGCCATCTGTAAGTGAAATAGAAAAAAGCACTCAAGATTATTTAAATTTCATTGATAATATGTAA
- a CDS encoding MarR family winged helix-turn-helix transcriptional regulator encodes MKWVSKFNNPEDSSGFLLWQVTHAWQRLITKELSKINVTHSQFVLLAACDFLQTKGENVTQKKLADFTKLNIMMISDVVRTIETKGLLERSKNPLDKREILLSITAEGKNKVKQGIPIVEKVDEQFFNNIKDNQENFNEMLHSLL; translated from the coding sequence ATGAAATGGGTTTCCAAATTTAATAATCCAGAAGATAGCTCAGGATTTCTATTATGGCAAGTAACACATGCATGGCAAAGACTTATAACAAAAGAACTGAGTAAGATAAATGTTACTCATTCACAATTTGTGTTACTAGCAGCATGTGATTTTCTACAGACTAAAGGAGAAAACGTGACTCAAAAAAAGCTTGCTGACTTTACAAAGTTAAATATTATGATGATTTCTGATGTAGTACGTACTATTGAAACAAAAGGGCTTTTAGAGCGAAGTAAGAACCCCTTAGATAAGCGAGAAATTTTATTATCTATAACTGCAGAAGGAAAAAATAAGGTTAAACAAGGGATTCCAATTGTAGAAAAAGTAGATGAACAGTTTTTTAATAATATTAAGGATAATCAGGAAAACTTTAATGAGATGTTACATTCTTTATTATAA
- a CDS encoding winged helix-turn-helix transcriptional regulator: protein MRETCVPTGVELKNTGFGYTLSLIGGKYKMIILYWLSENKVMRFNELKRRIGTISFKTLSVMLKELEEDGLIIRKEFPQIPPKVEYSLSERGCSLIPLLDMMCEWGEKNNFQALEDVTK, encoded by the coding sequence GTGAGAGAAACCTGTGTTCCGACTGGCGTAGAACTAAAAAACACTGGTTTTGGATATACGTTATCCTTAATAGGTGGTAAATATAAAATGATTATTTTGTATTGGTTGTCTGAAAATAAGGTTATGAGGTTCAATGAGCTGAAGCGACGTATTGGGACTATTTCCTTTAAAACACTAAGTGTTATGTTAAAAGAGCTTGAGGAAGATGGTCTTATTATCCGCAAAGAATTTCCCCAAATACCTCCAAAAGTTGAATATTCATTATCTGAACGTGGTTGTTCACTTATTCCATTGTTAGATATGATGTGCGAGTGGGGAGAGAAAAATAATTTTCAAGCTCTAGAAGATGTAACAAAATAG